The DNA sequence ATATGAGCTAAAACAGTTGAATCCGCAGGACGAGCTTTATATTTATTTAGTCACTTGTGACGATCGCGTCATCGCGTAAAGCAGTAATCCCTAGCCCTGGCGCGGGTGGTAAGGTGATGCGCTTGCCGTCATAAGTGATGCCACCGACGGCGAGATCGCGGGCCAACCAGAGCGGTGCGTCTAAGTCGGTAAAAGCGATGTTGTGTTTTGCGGCGGCGAGGTGGGCGGCTGCAGTGACGGACAGCTTCGACTCCATCATACTTCCAACCATACACGCAATGTCGTACGCTTCCGCGATGCCGACGATGTGTAACGCTTGGCGGATGCCGCCGCACTTCATGAGTTTAATGTTTAATAAGTCGACGGCGCGACGCTGCAACAATGTGACGGCGTCGCGGGCGGAGAATAAGCTTTCGTCGGCCATAATCGGGGTGGCCACGTTGTGCGTCACGAACGCCAATCCGTCAATGTCGTGCCTCGCGACAGGTTGCTCGACGAGTTCGACGCCGAGCGCTTGTTTTTCCATTTGTTCGATAATGTGTACCGCCTGCTTCGGGGTCCAGCCTTGGTTGGCGTCGACGCGAATGGCGATGTCGGGACCGACCGCTTCGCGAATGCTGCGAATCCGGGCGAGGTCGTTTTTCCAGTCCTTGCCAACTTTTATTTTTAGCGTTGTAAAGCCGGAAGCGACGCGCTGCGTGGCAGTACGGGTCATTTGTTCTACTTTGTCGACGCTAATCGTCACGTCGGTTTCTATTTCCGAACGCGTGCCGCCTAACAGACGGAAGAGCGGCAGTTGGTAGCGCTGGCAAAACAAGTCGTACAATGCCATGTCGATTGCCGCTTTCGCACTCGTGTTGCCGACGACAGCCCGTTCAACATCGACTAAAATCGCTTCCAACTCTTCGATCTCGCGACCGACGACGACGTGGCGCAGCGGTTCGTTTAACGCGCTGTAAATACCGCCGAGCGAATCGCCGGTAATGACGAGCGTCGGAGCGGCCTCGCCCCAGCCGATGAGGCCGGTGTCGCCGATCAGTTTCACGACGATAGAATCGACAGCGTGTACCGTTCTGAGGGCGGTTTTAAACGGCTGGGACAGTGGGGATGTACAGCGGACGAGTGTCATATCTACGATTTTCATAAGATTCGGGTTCCCCCTCTACTTTAGCCATGCGGTTGAATAACGCATCCAGTTAAAAGGAACGATGCGATCGTGTCGCATGCCTTAATAGTTGGCTAACAGTTGCAGTGAAATGACCACGAAAGTCATCGACAGCAAACAGACAATCATAAACGCGTGGTAGGCGTGTTGCCATAGGCGAAAGGCACGCTGCGGGAATTCCTCCCGCCGGCGGTCGATCGCGTGAGCGAGTAAGCAGAGTACGATGAGCAGGCCTGCCCACATATCGATTAACAGCACCAATCGGATCACTCCTATGGATCGCCGAGGCGAGCGCGCCGCGTCGCATTCTCGTGCGTTATTGCGTAGGGCGCACATTTGACTAGGGTACTAGCGATTATTCATTGCGTGCGGCGCCCACCCCTCACCCTAAACGGTCTGCCACCGCGACAGGCGATGAACGGTCAATACGAGTCCATACAGTACGACGTTTTGTGCGGCACGAGCTGCGCCAAGCACTGCAC is a window from the Numidum massiliense genome containing:
- a CDS encoding mandelate racemase/muconate lactonizing enzyme family protein, translating into MKIVDMTLVRCTSPLSQPFKTALRTVHAVDSIVVKLIGDTGLIGWGEAAPTLVITGDSLGGIYSALNEPLRHVVVGREIEELEAILVDVERAVVGNTSAKAAIDMALYDLFCQRYQLPLFRLLGGTRSEIETDVTISVDKVEQMTRTATQRVASGFTTLKIKVGKDWKNDLARIRSIREAVGPDIAIRVDANQGWTPKQAVHIIEQMEKQALGVELVEQPVARHDIDGLAFVTHNVATPIMADESLFSARDAVTLLQRRAVDLLNIKLMKCGGIRQALHIVGIAEAYDIACMVGSMMESKLSVTAAAHLAAAKHNIAFTDLDAPLWLARDLAVGGITYDGKRITLPPAPGLGITALRDDAIVTSD